A single window of Neisseria chenwenguii DNA harbors:
- a CDS encoding ESPR-type extended signal peptide-containing protein, which translates to MNKSYRTIWNDSLGAWVAVSEIETAKGKSAQSECSVGSPAVTPKRVRFAYTMLMSVFLLATGQVMAVTGTDAQTTGDLQCFFDTGSKNVVCGERASAAGVYDGKTGKSVVLGLNAQAAGESNVALGSNSMASSTSGLAIGSSAKALNNQTVAVGEGAQALGEAGVSIGKSAGAGVSGGGRNIAIGENALSGATTANNIVAIGTGAASGINGQHVVAIGAGANAGQTTSNAVAVGYNSIAGKGGATALGYTARATNSQATAVGFGSQSSGIYATATGAQSVASGS; encoded by the coding sequence ATGAATAAAAGTTACCGCACAATCTGGAACGACTCACTGGGAGCATGGGTAGCCGTATCCGAAATCGAAACCGCCAAAGGCAAGAGCGCGCAGAGTGAGTGCTCGGTCGGCAGTCCTGCTGTTACACCGAAACGCGTCCGCTTTGCTTATACCATGTTGATGTCGGTTTTTCTGTTGGCAACTGGGCAGGTAATGGCTGTAACGGGAACTGATGCGCAGACAACAGGCGATTTGCAGTGTTTCTTCGATACGGGGAGTAAAAACGTTGTGTGCGGTGAAAGGGCGTCAGCAGCGGGTGTATATGATGGTAAAACAGGGAAGTCGGTAGTCTTGGGTTTGAATGCCCAGGCTGCAGGCGAAAGTAATGTGGCACTAGGCTCGAATTCGATGGCTTCTTCTACCTCTGGGTTGGCAATCGGCTCGTCGGCGAAAGCGCTGAACAATCAGACGGTGGCTGTGGGTGAGGGCGCACAAGCCTTGGGTGAGGCAGGTGTTTCTATCGGTAAGTCAGCCGGCGCAGGCGTATCCGGGGGGGGGCGAAATATCGCTATCGGCGAGAATGCCTTAAGCGGTGCAACTACGGCCAATAACATCGTTGCCATCGGTACTGGTGCCGCAAGCGGTATTAATGGACAGCATGTGGTTGCGATCGGAGCCGGTGCAAATGCGGGACAGACGACCAGTAATGCTGTTGCCGTCGGTTATAACTCTATTGCCGGGAAAGGTGGAGCAACCGCACTTGGGTATACTGCACGAGCAACAAATTCGCAGGCAACCGCTGTCGGCTTTGGTTCACAATCCTCAGGGATATATGCAACAGCAACCGGCGCACAATCTGTTGCCTCTGGATCTTAA